In Humulus lupulus chromosome 6, drHumLupu1.1, whole genome shotgun sequence, a single genomic region encodes these proteins:
- the LOC133784559 gene encoding uncharacterized protein LOC133784559: protein MAKSKRHPDLKEEHQEDWMILCDRWCSSEFKERALKNTTNRSKRKWESKNGSVSTPRHHIRRGMVLTSPTGQIETWRLKHYDAEKGWTGIELEPLYDKMMELRGQHPPEELSDKEIMECVLERDSVYLRGWGRSPSVTTSTSHRENIVGNQPTYEELVERLNDTTSRLNATNEQLSVVVDILRHNNLMAPPPPPPTDQATNANLRESPSFSVRESQDDS, encoded by the exons ATGGCCAAGAGCAAACGTCATCCAGACTTAAAAGAAGAACATCAAGAAGATTGGATGATTTTGTGTGATCGTTGGTGTTCTTCTGAATTTAAG GAAAGAGCATTAAAGAATACTACCAATCGATCAAAGAGGAAATGGGAGTCAAAAAATGGTTCAGTCTCCACACCACGACATCACATTCGACGTGGAATGGTGTTAACTTCTCCTACCGGTCAAATTGAGACATGGCGTCTAAAGCATTATGATGCTGAGAAAGGATGGACTGGAATAGAGCTCGAGCCATTATAT gaTAAAATGATGGAGTTAAGGGGTCAACATCCTCCAGAAGAACTGTCTGATAAAGAGATTATGGAGTGTGTACTTGAACGTGATTCGGTATACTTGCGAGGGTGGGGGCGGTCACCTAGTGTCACAACTTCTACTTCACATCGTGAAAATATTGTGGGTAACCAACCAACTTATGAAGAGTTAGTTGAACGACTTAATGATACAACTTCCCGCCTTAATGCTACTAATGAACAACTTAGTGTGGTTGTGGATATACTTCGTCATAACAATTTGATGGcaccgcctccaccacctccaacagACCAAGCTACAAATGCAAATTTAAGAGAGTCGCCATCTTTTTCAGTTcgggagtcacaagatgattcttag